Proteins found in one Triticum urartu cultivar G1812 chromosome 4, Tu2.1, whole genome shotgun sequence genomic segment:
- the LOC125554673 gene encoding uncharacterized protein LOC125554673 — translation MNHFQGVYGEPRSSRGPRSSGCGRWSSRSKELEMVQEECLQRLQNWIEVPYDSIAKEQQFVSSEVWVPLFCYFLVLIIKVHGHCQNFHFIAVSYFQISCSSRFMFGNTNHSNVFVSVDRFAYFIY, via the exons ATGAACCATTTCCAGGGCGTATATGGAGAGCCTAGAAGCAGCAGGGGTCCACGGAGCAGCGGATGCGGTCGATGGAGTAGCAGGAGCAAGGAGCTCGAGATGGTTCAG GAAGAGTGCCTACAGAGATTACAGAACTGGATAGAGGTGCCTTATGATAGTATAGCTAAAGAACAACAG TTTGTCTCTTCAGAAGTTTGGGTGCCTCTGTTTTGCTACTTTTTAGTTCTCATCATTAAG GTCCATGGACATTGCCAGAATTTTCACTTTATTGCAGTGTCGTATTTTCAGATCTCATGTTCCTCAAG ATTTATGTTTGGAAACACCAATCACAGTAATGTTTTTGTGTCTGTAGATAGATTTGCATATTTCATATACTAA